AGATCGTTTCGTGTgctttgttggccatttgtgttaTCTTCTCTGTTCAAGtcgttttctaatattttttaataagaagaaatttgattttatttatgtaaaaggggaggagagaaaagcaaagagagatcttccatccactggtttattggCCAAATGCTCCCAGAGCCATCCCAAAGCCTagaggtctcccacaccggtggtAGGGGTTTGGTCACCTGAGCCATCGCTTGCCCCCTCCCAGGGTATGGGAGCTGACTGCTAGCAGAGTCGGGATTTAAATCTAGGCACTTCACAGGATGCAGGAGTCTTAACTATCTGACCCAGCCGCTGGACTCGTCCCTCAGAGGGCATCTTTTACAGAGCTGTTCTCTTGTAAATCCGTATTCAGTTTTAGAGCTGGATGCGTCCCTTAGGGTCATGTTCTTCAATTTCCTCCCACGCCCACCCATTCCTGACAGTTTTTTGATTTTCCAGACTTCCAAATTGATTATTTAACCTCACTCCTTCTTCTACACTTCGGCTTTTACTGTTTTGGAACATAAAGTTTCCAACAAATGCCAACACACAAGGTGACCCCCTTAACAACCCCTTCTCACACATTACCCCATGATTCGGTTTTTGCGAATCAGGAGAAGAAGAAGTACACGCATGCGCCTTAGAGCTAAGGGCAAGGCGAAGCGGAAGAAGGCGTGGCTAATGCCCAAATCCGAAATGTCTGTCCCTCCTTATTCTAGGGGAGGCTCCAAGGCTTCGAACGCCATTGGTGGAATTTCCCACAACTTATTCCGCCCTCCCGCCCCGCGCCTGCCCGCCGCACTGGGCGGTAATGACAGCAACCCGATTTCCGGTTCCGGCAGCACCGAGATCCCAGTCGAGATGGAGGAAGATGCGCCCGGAGGAGGCCGGCAGTCTTTGGGAACAGAAGATAGAGCGGGGGCTGCGGCCTAAAAGTCCAGGCTTGGAGTCCTCGGACGCGGTGGAGTCGCCGGGGTCTGAGAAGGTAAGAGATGAGCGGCTTGGGATGCCTGAGGACCAGGGCTTGTCAAGGGGGCTGTCTGCGGTCCCTACTGCAGCGCCTTGGGGACCGGCCGTGCAGGGTTGGGAATGAAGGACAGCTCCGGCGAGGCATCTCGTCCTGGCGGCGGAGCTGACAGTGACAGGAGCACGGCGAAAGGCTTGTCCGGAGGAGCTGTGTGGGCCCCGGGATGGAAGCTGCATTGAAGGGGTGTCACGTGGAGTAGGTGGAGAGAGCTGTCGTGTGTGAGAAGAGGGGTCACGTGGGCACCGATGGAAAACCAAAAGACAACAGATAGGGTGGGAGGCCAGAGATTATCCACGAGGGGTCAGTGGCAGGTGCAGCGACCTGATGGATGAAGATGTACATGCAGCAGGACAGGTGGGCgagcatgaaccagtggttgCCCTCTTGTGTCAGAGAACCGGCAGGtgccagagagagacacaagGACGAGAGGTTGCtggcctctgcctctgcttgctgcAGCTGAGAAGTCGGGATCATGGGTATCCTGAAGGATTGGAATGGACCAAGTGGCGTCATGATGCCCTGTCCCAGTAATCAGTCAGGGTGGAGTTAATGGGCTCCAACCTGGTTACGATTGTCTTGAACTCCTGGAGTAGTTGTAATTCTTATAGTTCTATTGATCCCTAATAATGAAAGCAAGGCTTTGCAAACACACTTTGTAACTCATACATCACTTAGAGGTCTTGTTAAAATGGTTCTTATTCAGCAAATCTGAAGTGCAGCctgaaattctgtattttttcctaagatttatctATGTGTTTGAAGGATAGAAttggagagaggtcttccatctgctggttcactccccaaactgactgcaatggcctgagctgggttaggctgaagccaggaaccaggagctttttcaggtcaCCCaaggggatgcagggtccctagccagtgggccatcctccactaccttctcaTGTGTATTAGCAAggtgctgaattggaagtggagctgttggaacCGGAAGCAGTGCTCCTGGGCTGCCAGGGCGTTACAGCCTTAACTGGCTATACCACCACACTTTCCCCCTGGCATTCTGtattgggtgtttttttttttttaaagattttattattattggaaagccggatatacagagaggaggagagacagagaggaagatcctccatctgatgtttcactccccaagtgagccgcagcggggtgcgcgccgaaccgatgccgtgaaccaggaacctcttccaggtctcccacacaggtgcagggtcccaaagccctgggccgtccttgactgctttcccaggccacaagcagggagctggatgggaagtggagctgctgggaccagaactagcacccatatgggatcccggggcgtccaaggtgaggaccttagccgctaggccacgccgctgggcccgacatTCTATATTGTTAACAAGCTCCCAAGTCACGTCCATGCTGCTGGTCTTGGACCTCTCTGAATGACAAGAACTTAGAACACCGCTGTCCAGTCAGATTCTCTGCAGTGATGATAATGGCTTACTGTAAACAACGCTTTCACAGTTCTTAGCTCATGTGAATTGAACCATGACTGTTACATTACTGTGACAAGCTTTGTTAGTTTTTAGCCTCATTTGGCAGATGGTGATGAATATCACTGAAGTGACTGAATACTAAAATAATAGATATGAAACTCACACATGGATCTCTTGACTGTTAACAATTATCTGTTGTATAATCTTGCCTTCTAAGTGATGCTGACTTTTCCTGGgccacatcttttttaaaaaaaaaaaaaagatttattcatttttattacaaagtcagatatacagaaaggaggagagacagaggaagttcttccatccaatgattcactcccaaagtgaccacagcagccagagctgagccgatccaaagccaggaaccaggagcttcttctgggtctcccacgtgggtgcagagtcccaaggctttgggctgtccttgactgctttcccaggccacaagcagggagctggatgggaagtgggattgcctggattagagctggcacccatatgagatcccagagcgttcaaggtgaggactttagccactaggccaccatgctgggccccagaatctttttttttaaagttcatttattttttcttttggaaacccagagttacagagagagaaggagagacagagaaatccagtggttcactccactGGCTCgctcctcaaatgatcacagtggccagagttggaccagtccacagccaggagccaggagcttcttcctggtctcccagcacttgggccagccactactgctttccaaagttataaacagggagttggataggaagtggagcagccaggatttgaactgttgcccatatgggatgcaagtccTGCAGGCggaggtttaacttgctatgctaacATACTGGCAATCCCTTCTCACCCATTCTAGCTGGAATTTTATCTCAGAACTTTgtgagcatgttttttttttttttttaaggtttatttggaaggcagagtgacagaggaggaaagacagaaagatcttccatctgccgattcattctccagatagctGTAATATCCAGAGCTGgcccagactgaagcctggagccaggaatcccatccaggtctcccccaggggctgcaggggcccaggcgtttgggctattctctgctgcgtTCTCAGGAAGCTgttttggaagcagagtagtaGGGAATTGaactggcattccaatatgggatcctaacacttTTAAATTGTGGTTTAATCCAGTTGAAGagagtagaagtggagcagtggtgTAAAGATTTGGGCCAATTTTTTCCCGTTTCAACTGGTGGGATCAGGAGTTCAAGTTCCACCTCTTGACATTTCTCTTGATGGCCTTAGGACAATGTTCAGTAATTCCTAGGTCATCTGGAAGAGATACCTCCACATGTGAGCCTCCCAAGTGTTAAAAAGATGAGACAGGGTGCAGATCTGGAGCCATGTATACAAACAAGGGCTGGGAAAGAACCATGAAGGAGTTGCGATGACAGAACAGGCAGAAGGGCAGGATGGAAGGAAATCTGCACACAGATATCCACAAAGAGGATTTTCTAAAGGGGTTAGACAGGAGGAACTGGTTTTGGTATTTCAGCAGGAAATTCGGGGCTTATGTATCAAGTACATGGAGATTGTACCTTTTGAAAGGTtaaggaggtgggggcagggtgcTGTTCATCTGCTCCAGAAGTGGCTTATCTGTTTGTGGCATGACCTTTGGTGGCTTCCTTTGTCACCATGACAATGGTAAGGGTTACTTGCATCTGAAATTCCTTGCTTCACTCTGGGAATATAAAATAGACTGGCACATGTGTGAGTTGAAGGCAAGATGGAGGAGAAGGGGCGGTGGGGTCCTTCCTTGATTTCTCATCTAGAGATGCTGGTACCTGATGATGGAGCTTGATAGGTTAGGAGGTGCCCATGAAAGCAGGTCCTGGAACAGAATCCTTGGTtgccctgcccctctgccctgcGTAGCACGTGGTTTGTGCGGACCTGGCAGGAACTGCATTCTGCCTGGGCCCTGCTGCGTTCGTTCCATGATGATAAtgggcctgcccagcctgcctgcccgcctgcccaagccatttccacacGAGCACactgggagagcagaggcagcCCTTGGTTTCTTGGGAACAAAGCTGAGCGAAGTACCCATATGACCCCGAGCTTGTACTTAACTTGGGTGACCTGCACTTGTGAGAGAGCAGTGGTTCTACCTCCAATGAGGAGAAGGGTCTTGGCTTCAAACTGAACCCAGTGACTGGTGTTGGAACTCAACTCCCAGTGGGGAAGACGGGGAAGGCGTGGTGGAGTGGAGGAGAACTTGGCTTCTATCCTGGCTTCACTGCTGACCAGCTGCGTAACCTTGGGCCCGTTACTCAACCTCTTTGACCCTCTGCTTCCTCTTTGATCAGAAGTACCTCTCGGTGCACAGGTCGATAGAGGGATTGCATGGAGTAGTAGGATTTCAGGAAATCTTCGTGtttccctgtgtctcctccttaTCTCTCCTTGTCATGACCCCGGGACCTTGATTGACAATCACCCTGTGGCCCATGAGACAGTGACTTTTGAAGGTCTTGGAGAAGAATGCCCTGGTGGACTTGGCAGGGGCTAGGGAGGAAGAATCACCTTTGTCCatagcggacacaacagtgttcCCAGGCATCCTCCCACCTGCAGGGCCCCACCTCCGAGTCATTTCCTACACCCTGGATTTTTCCCTTCTGGCCACCCAAGCTGCCTTTCATCCTCTCTTCTTGTTTCCAAGCTCGCTGTTCTTCCCTTTCTGCTGTTGGTGTGTATTCCTTCTTCattccagctgcttcctgcctATCTGAATTCCTTGTACCCCACTCCTGCCACACCTACAAGCTGGGCTTTCCCTTCAGCCCTGAAGCGCTCAGCGCACCTAGCAGGTGGCCCATACACTAACGAAAGTGATGCAGTCCAGGTGACTTAGCTTCCCCGCTGACTTCGCTAGAAGCCAAGAGCTATTTCCACAGCCCACAGATTCCCTACAGTCTGAGTGGGGACCTTGCTTTGTCGCTGGAATCACAGGATTCAAGTCATCCCTGGGGCATGGCCGCCCCTTTTCCAAGCCCTTAGGGACTTCTCTCAAAGCCTGAGGAGCTTGTGATTTTGCACTTCCTGGAATTAGTTTCCCACTTTTCCTGTCTGGATGGAAATGGGCAGGATCctacagggcagggctgggctctcCTGGAGTATCCCACATTCCCACTAACCATTTACCTCATAGATGAGGTCCTCTGCCTTGATGTTTCTTGATTTGAAGCCACTGCTTCTCTACAGCTCTGACATTAGTACCCCTTACTAATTTTCTTATACACTGGGCAGTGGTAAGCTGAACATGTAGGCCAGAGGTCCATGAACTTGTCCTTGTTTCTGTTCCTCCATGTCTTGCATTTCCTAGAGGAAATATGTGTCCTTGAACAGACTATGAATTTCTCGAAGACAGAGCCTGTGTCTTCTGTCGCATCTCTCCCTTCGTTCTCCAGGACTGAAGTTGCGGCTTATGTATTAGAGAGCatagttgggtttttttgttttttttttttttaaagattttattattattggaaagccggatatacagagaggaggagagacagagaggaagatcttccgtccgatgtttcactccccaagtgagccgcaacgggccggtgcgcgccgaaccgatgccgggaaccaggaacctcttccaggtctcccacgcgggtgcagtgtcccaaagccttgggccgtcctcgactgctttcccaggccacaagcagggagctggatgggaagtggagctgccaggattagaaccggctcccatagcatagttgttttttatttttgtttctaagatttatttatttttattggaagggcaaatttacagagaatatacacaaagagaaaaatcttctgtctgctgacttactctccaaatggccacaatgatcgaagctgagctggtccagagccaggagccaggagcctgttctgggactcccaagtgggtgcagggtcccaaggccttaggacatgaactggtgcccatatgggatcctggtgcttgtgagggaagaattagccaattaagccatcataTCAGGCCCAGCCTGTGTCTTCTGCCACTTCTTTCCCTTCATCCTCCAGGACATACGTTGTAACCTGTATATTAGAGTCAAGAGCATAGGTTAAACCCGGTTGCTAACTTGCAGTTCCCCAGTCTCTTCTGGGACACCCCTTAGCTCCCAGGTAGCTCTTTGCTTTCTCTAAGGTGAGTTATCTAATAACCAAAGAGGACTCTGACCTGTGGCCTATGCCCGATTTTCCAGTGGCTTTCATTGCAGCGAGGGGAGATGATCGGGGTGTCCTGTGGTGTGAAAGTCCTACTTATCATCTACCCCACATTTCCTTCCAATGCAGACTGCAGGCAATGTGGGTGCAGTGAGGGTAGGTCTATGGAGCTCCGAGTGACCAGCGTGGAAAACCAAAAATAGAGGAAGAATGAGTGAACTAGTCAGTAAGGACCAGAGGGACCGGCCAAGGGTGATATGGGGGTATCTCCTAGATGGGCCCAGGAACATGAAAATGGAGCCCAAGGCCTGTGCCTTAAAGTATCCTCCCAAATGTCGCTCAGTGACCTCCCATTGGCTCACTGAAAAGCCCTGCCTCCTACAAGGTGTTCAGTCAGTTGACAGCATCCTGAGCTCTGCTTACCTGTGCCAGCCAGAGAAGGAGAATGGTTCCTGGGCATGGCTGTGACACCAGGGCCCAAGCAAAGGCAGAGTTCAGGATGAATGCTCCTACACACTGGGGCTAGGACACTGAAGTGACAGTGGGAGTCAGGGAGTCTgaggtgaggaatgatttctgttGGAGGGAACTTAAGTTGAGAAGGACAGGTCAGGGATGGAGAAGGCAGCAGTATTCTGAGGGTTACAGAGGGTCAGAGCCAGCTGGGTGAGGTGAGTCCCCCAGGAGGCGATGCCTGAGGACAGGGCTTCAGTGCTTGGCCCAGAAGGGAAAGTGTAAAGTTGTCATTTCCTTCCTCACATCCCTGCACTCTGCTCCAACCCCAGGTCTTCAGGCACAATGGAGGACAAACGTAACATCCAGATCATCGAGTGGGAACACCTGGACAAGAAGAAGTTCTATGTGTTTGGTGTGGCAATGACCATGATGATCCGTGTCAGCGTCTACCCCTTCACCCTCATCCGCACCCGGCTGCAGGTACAGAAGGGCAAGAGCCTCTACCACGGGACCTTTGACGCCTTCATCAAGATCCTGCGAACAGATGGGGTGACTGGACTCTACCGAGGGTTCCTGGTTAACACCTTCACCCTCATCTCTGGTCAGTGCTACGTCACCACTTATGAGCTCACTCGCAAGTTTGTAGCTGACTACAGCCAGAGCAACACAGTCAAGTCACTGGTGGCCGGAGGCTCTGCCTCCCTTGTGGCCCAGAGCATCACGGTACCCATTGATGTAGTCTCCCAGCACCTGATGATGCAGCGGAAGGGTGAGAAAATGGGCCGCTTCCAAGTGCGTGGAAACCCAGATGGACAAGGGATAGTTGCGTTTGGCCAAACTAAGGACATCATCAGGCAGATCCTGCGGGCTGATGGGGTCCGGGGATTCTACCGGGGTTACGTGGCTTCACTGCTCACCTATATCCCCAACAGTGCTGTGTGGTGGCCCTTCTACCACTTCTACGCAGGTAAGCAGGGGCCAGGAGAGCTGGGGAGAAGGGTGGATTCTCTACGGGGGCTGAGATACCATTACTGTGTGCTCGTTAGAGTTGAGGTGGAGTTTAATGCAGAACATGGCCATTTGTTCAGGAAACATTTAAGTCCAAATGGGTAAGACATGGTTTTTACCTTCAAAGAGCTTCTCATGTAGTAGGGGaaatcaaatgagaaaaacagatgACTAGGGGCTGAGGTTGTGGCACAGGGAGTTACGGCACCAactgcaatgctggcaacccACGTGGGTGCTGATTCAAACCCCAgtgtgctcctcttctgatccagctccctgctaatgcacctgggaaagcagcagaaaatgacccaagtgcttgggcccctctgcccacatggaagatctgaatgaagttcctggcttataAATTCGGCCTagctcagacctggccattgcagccatctaccaatgcatggaagatctttgactTGCccaatctctctgtaactctgcctttcaaagtgttaaataaatatgtaacaaaataaaacacagataaCTAGGACAGTGGGTAGCATATGTTCTGGATGTGCTATAGCCAACTTGGGCAGGATTGGCAGAGAATTGGGAGGTGAAGGACAGAAATCATGGAATGTTGGGATTTGAAGATGAAGTTGATGGGTACCAACggcttttgagttttttttttttttttttttttttataaattcaaGGTGTGTTATAAACTTTGAACATCTCTACTTCTATAATATATCTTTGTcaatacattttacttttttttttagattaagtttctattacttgaaagtcaaaattacagagagggagaaacagagagagagattttccatctgctggttcactccttaaatgcctgtaatagctaTAGAATAGCTAGAGCTGGACCCATctgaaccaagagcttcttctgggtctctcacgtgggtacaaggtctcaaggctttgggccatcccccactgctttcccaggccgcaagcaaagagcttgctggataggaagtggagcagccagaacaataaccatgcccatatgggatactggtgccacaaggtggaagattaacgTCTTGTTCCACTATGCCAGGTCCCagtctagatttatttatttatttatgtatgtatgtatgtatgtatgtatgtatgtaaaggtttttttttaagattatttttattggaaaggcggatgtacggagaggagaagagacagaaaggaagatcttccgtcaatggttcactccccaagtgagcgtaacggctggaattgagccaatctgaagccaggagctcttccgggtctcccacacgggtgcagggtcccaaagctttgggacatcctcgactgctttcgcaggccacaagcagggagctggatgggaagcagggctgccgggattagaaccggcatccatatgggatcctggcgtgtgcaaggtgaggaatttaaccCCTATGCTATTACGCCGGGtccaagatttgttttttttattggaaagtcagatttacagagagaaggagatacaaagagaaagatctgtccactggatcactccccaagtgaccaacacggccagagctgagctgatctaaagccaggagtcaggtgcttcttccgggtctcccatgtgagtgcagggtcccaagaccttgaaccatcttctactgctttcctaggctacaagcaaggagctggatgggaagtggagcagctggacacaaacctgcacccatatgggatcctggcgtgtgtaaggcaaggactttagtcttAGTCATAGGCTACCATACTTGGGAccctagatttttcttttcatgatttattttattattgttattattatttttattggaaagtcagatatacagagaggaagatcttccaactgttgattcactcccgaagtggccacaatggtcagtgctgagctgatccgaagccaagaacctggtgcctcttctgggtctcctatgtgggtgcagggtcccaaggctttgggctgtctttgactgctttcccaggtcaaaagcagggaagcagggtgctggaatatgaaccagagcccatatgggataccaggcatgcaaggcaaggaccttagccactaggctaccgtgctggacccacACCTagtttttttggtaaagatttatttatttggggtcaATACTACAGTACAACACAGTATATCCCATATGACTGCCacttgaagtcctggctgctgcactctctgctaatggtctagaTAGGTGGTATAGGGTAGCCTGAGTCCTTAGGGCACAGCATGCATGTGGAGAGGtccggaagttcctggcttcagatcagctcagctctggccgtgcggccacttgggaagtgaaccaggggatcgaagagttctctgtttctgtctctacttctctctgtaactccacttttcaaataaataaatacatctttaaaacacaaaCAGCAAAGATAAAAACGGTCCTTAACTCACTTCTTAGCTCAGGAACCacacttaaaaggaaaaaaaagattattcatttatatatttgcaagacagagcaagtgagaagaaggaagaggcaaAGCAGATTTCCCAGccctgattcactgctcaagagGCTacaagcagccaggtctggggcagcCAAAGCCCGGAGCCGGGAGTGCCATCCTAGTCTCGCACTTGGGTGGCGGGAGTTTAAGTGCTTGGCTCAtcttcccttgccttcccaggtacattaacaggaagctggataagaagcagggcaAGCCAGCACttccatatagaatgccagcattgtaagcggtggtttaacccactgtcccGCAATGTTGGCTCTCAAGATCCTTTTTATGTTTTCACAAACCCATATTCCTATCTTTTAGAATACTCAATTGAATTTGTAATGATATGTTAATGAAATTACCAAGTTGATATCTCTTTCCACTACTAAACCACAGCTTCTATGAGAACTGGattatctgtttttgttttgttcactgTTGGACTTTCCCAACACCTGGCTCAGAGGCTGCTAAATCAGTTCATCAAGTCCCGTGCCTATGGTGACGATTTGgttgggcaggcatttggtacagcagttcaGGCGCCATGTGGGATGCACCCATCCGGGATCAGAGCGTATGCACTTGCGTGCTGGCTCTGCTTTGGTTTCAGCTTCCTCAACACATCCAGGTAAACATCTGGGgtgacttaagtacttgggcttctgtcacCCTCATAGGAGACGTGggtgaaagaagctccttgtccctggtttcaacttggcccagccctagctattgcaggcatttggaaaatgaaccagtggctaagggacctttctgtctctcaacctttcaaataaataaaaattttatttttattatttatttatttatttatttattttttaaagattttattattattgttggaaagccggatatacagagaggaggagagacagagaggaagatcttccgtccgatgtttcactccccaactgagctgcaacgggccggtgtgcgccgatccgatgccgggaaccaggaacctcttccgggtctcccacgtgggtgcagggtcccaaagctttgggctgtcctcgactgctttcccaggccacaagcaggaagctggatgggaagtggagctgccaggattagaaccagcgcccacatgggatcccggtgcgtttaaggcgaggactttagccgctaggccacactgccgggcccaataaataaaaaatctgacAGTGCCCACAAGATTAAATACCCTGTAATGATGTATCTGTTGTCCCGTAATGTTGTATCTTGTTCACAAATGACGAGTTCACCTATTGGTGCATTCTTTGGCTAGCCCCTTCTCATACC
This window of the Ochotona princeps isolate mOchPri1 chromosome 2, mOchPri1.hap1, whole genome shotgun sequence genome carries:
- the SLC25A44 gene encoding solute carrier family 25 member 44 isoform X2; this encodes MEDKRNIQIIEWEHLDKKKFYVFGVAMTMMIRVSVYPFTLIRTRLQVQKGKSLYHGTFDAFIKILRTDGVTGLYRGFLVNTFTLISGQCYVTTYELTRKFVADYSQSNTVKSLVAGGSASLVAQSITVPIDVVSQHLMMQRKGEKMGRFQVRGNPDGQGIVAFGQTKDIIRQILRADGVRGFYRGYVASLLTYIPNSAVWWPFYHFYAALLPVPQRMPSHRLSSHLGALGCSHCLHSHQPHGCHPNPCPG
- the SLC25A44 gene encoding solute carrier family 25 member 44 isoform X1; this encodes MEDKRNIQIIEWEHLDKKKFYVFGVAMTMMIRVSVYPFTLIRTRLQVQKGKSLYHGTFDAFIKILRTDGVTGLYRGFLVNTFTLISGQCYVTTYELTRKFVADYSQSNTVKSLVAGGSASLVAQSITVPIDVVSQHLMMQRKGEKMGRFQVRGNPDGQGIVAFGQTKDIIRQILRADGVRGFYRGYVASLLTYIPNSAVWWPFYHFYAEQLSSLCPNECPHIVFQAISGPLAAATASILTNPMDVIRTRVQVEGKNSIILTFRQLMAEEGPWGLMKGLSARIISATPSTIVIVVGYESLKKLSLRPELVDSRHW